The nucleotide sequence TTTAAGCTCTTGTTTTATCAGATACGTATCTGATAGTATCAGATATAGAGATGGCAAAAGGACGGTTCACCACCGACCAAAGTAGTTAAACCGCCTTTTCAATCTCGTACATTAATCAATCTCTTGGAAAATGCACAAATCAAATATACCAAACAAAACCTGTAAAGACTGCCCCCACGCTATGCATAGCAAAATATCAAAAGTCCTTTACACCTGCTCTCTTTGGGGTGAAGTCGTAAAGGAATCTGATAAGAGTTGTAATTCTGTGGGAGGTGCGTGAGTTATGGCTTATTCCTATGGAGAATCAAGAAATCTTCGAGATTGTTGTCAGAAAATCGACGATATTCAGGATGTTCGTCAATTCCTAGTAGATCTTAAAGAATACTTAGACGAACGAGGTTGTGATTTTAAAAATGACATGGACACCAGGGACAATAACGACGCTCTAATAGATTTACTGGTGTACCTCAAAGAGCAAACCAAAGCACAGATCGAGGTAGTAGATTTTTTGAAGAGATTTCCACCTCAACTGAGATAGCGATGCCTTTATGCCCTGCATGATATGCCCGTGCATGACTAGCTTCGCATGACGCGAACTTCTAATCATGCACGGACGCGAAGCGGTATGCTTTAGCACTAGCTACGCGTCGCGATTCATCGAGTGCCTTGTTGCCGAAGGCTGAGAGTTCTCTCACACTCAGTTAAAATTTAACTCGTAACCTTTGAGTAAATGAAACTAACTTCATTACTTAATTGCATCATTCACTCATTTACTTAATTGAAGATGACTATTATTATTAGCATTTTGAATCAGAAGGGGGGAAGTGGTAAGACAACCATATCCACTAATTTAGCCCATGCGCTTGCAAAGGATGGTCACAGTATTTTGCTAGTTGATTCTGACCCTCAAGGCAGCTTAAGAGACTGGAATGAAGCAAACGGAGGGGAATTATTACCCGTTGTTGGATTGGATAGAGAGACATTGCCCAAGGATCTTAAAGCTGTTTCTGATGGTTATGACTTTGTAATTATTGACGGTGCGCCACAGATAGCTAAGATGTCGGCAGCAGCAGTTAAAGCAGCAAATTTAGTACTCATCCCCGTTCAACCATCGCCTTACGATATTTGGGCTTGTGCGGATTTGGTAGACATCATTGCAGCCAGACAAGAGGTTACAGACGGTTCACCACTGGCTTATTTCATAATCAGTAGAGCCATTAAAAACACCAAGCTGGGCAATGAAATAAAAGGCGCATTGCTAGATTACGAACTGCCAATCATGAAGACGTTTACTACCCAAAAAGTTGCCTATCCCACCACCGCCGCCGAGGGAAAAACTGTATTTAACCAACCTGGGTGCAGTGCAGCAAAAGAAATCACCGCTATCAAAACTGAAGTACTGGAGATCTTAAATTATGGTGCTTAAAGCAAAAAAAACTCGTCGCGATCGCCCTGACAAGGAAGAAGCTATTAATGAGGCGATTAAACCAGATACCAAGAGATTGAATGCAGAAATACCCAGAGAGCTACACAGCAAGCTCAAGACCTTTGCAGCGAGACAGGAAACTAAAATAACTGAGGTGGTAATAGAAGCAATTACTGAGTATCTGAGTAAAAATTCAAATGAGTAAATGAAGCTTTGAGTAGAATAATCTTACTATTGTTAATCATTGCGTATGAAGTAAGAGATGTTATTCACGAATGGCGTGAAAGTGCGATCGCGCGAATCGATAATTTGCATCCTATTTCCAGCATTCTATCGCCAATGGCTTCAGCTCAACAGACAACACGGACATCATATGCCCTAAAGGACTAGCTTCGCGTCGCGAAGCGGTATCCTTGATAGACGAGCGCCTGGGGAAACCCCAGGCGACGTGTCCTCTTTTAACTCACTGTGATTGTGTGATCCTAAAGCCCGCTCCAAGACTTGTGAAGTCACGGTGAAGCCAAGATAAAGCTTTTATAAAGGTAATTAAGTTAAACAAATCAATTACCTCCTTACTTAAAGTACTATGGCTATCACCAAAATCTCTAACTCAACCCTTTCAGCAAACAGCTACATATCAGAAGACTGGAAAGGAGGATACAAACTCGAAGTAGATTTAACCTCAAGCGCAGTTGCTAAAGACTGGAAGCTAAACTTCAACCTAGCCGACTACAGCATCAGAGGAGCTTACGGCGTAGATTTAGTCAATAACGGTAAGGGCAACTATACAATCGACGGACAAGGCAAGGGACAGACTTTAGACCCAGGAGAAACCGTCAAAGCCACCTTTGTTATTGACGACAAAGGTAAAAACGCAGTTGTTCCCAAATTTACTACTAATTTAATGGGGTCGGTCATTAGCGATCCTATATCTGCACCTGCACCCAAACTGAGTAAAGGCGCTATCACTGTCGGATTTGAGAATCACAAAGGCGGCACTGTCTATAGCAACGCAGCTCAAAGTAAAGACTGGAAAGTTGATTGGTCTATTCAGATGGACAAGTTTGCTTCTATTGAGAGTGGAGAAGCTCACTCTGGTAACAACTCGCTCAAGATGGACTATCCTGCTAACGAACAGTCTAACGCTGGTGCGAAGTGGATGATTCCCGACGCGAAAGAATATTATCTTTCCTACTGGCTTAAGTTTGACAAAGGCTTTGATTTTGATGGCAGCAAGTTTAGTGGCGGTAAGCTACCAGGACTAGGCGAAGGCGATCTCGCATCTGGAGGGACAAAACCTAACGGCAACAACGGCTTCACTTCTAGATATATGTGGCGCGAAGGTGGCAAAGCTACTGTGTATCTATATCACATGGATCAGCCTGGAACTTATGGCGAAGATATTTTACTCAAAGGAAAAGACGGACAAGATAAGTACTTTCAACCTGGCAAATGGCACAATTTGGTTCAACGTGTTGAAGTTAATGATGCAGGTAAGGCTAATGGTGAGATGGATGTTTGGATGGACAACGAAAAGGTGTTAGACATCGACGGTTTAAGACTTAATAACGGTCAAGGTATTGATACAACATATTTCAGCACTTTCCACGGTGGTAACGGTCGCGAATGGTGGCCTAGCCAAGAAGTCAGCGCTCACTTCGATGACTTTGTGATTTCGACTAATGCCGCTGATGTCGGCTTATGATTTTAGCTGGCTCAACTCATTATTCGGGTAGTGTAATAAAGATATCGCTCGAGCAAAACAGTTGAATCTGAAATAGCTATTAGTTATTCTATGAATGAAGCGGCGTTGGTAAATTATAATTAAATGACAGTTTGGATTGCCGTTAAGTGTTCTGGTTACCACTCGACACATGTAGTAATCAATGACAAATCATCAAAGGGCAAAGCAACGTTATTTCTGTCCTAAAGCGATCGCTATACCGAATCATCAATAAAATCGCATTCGGGACAATCAAAGTGAACTATTTGGTTTCCTCGATTAAATCTATGTCTGCATTGAGGACAAACAAAGCGTAAAGTTTTATATCTTCTAAACTGTACCAGTTAAAAATAAATATCTTCAGTCCCTTACAGTTTAAAAATAAGTACTGATAATAACAGCTATCAAATCAATAGTTAATTACGCTTCACAAGCTGGCAAATGTCATTACACCCTAGTTAATATCAAAGCCGAGAAATTGACCCAATACCGCGACACAAAGGGTATCCCCAAAGAGCAGTTTAAGCTCATGCTGGATGCAGTAGACACCGACACTATCAAAGGATTGAGAGACAGAGCTATTTTGCTTCTGTTGTGGGGTAATGCCTTAAGACGTTCTGAGATTGCTAACTGTGATGTTAGAGACTTTTTCCCGACGGCGGGAGAATTAACCATCATTGGCAAGGGTAAAATCGGACAGCCTGAAACTATTTCTCTGGGTGCTGGTGCGATCGCTGCGATCGATAACTGGTTAAGGTCGAGAAAAGATTACACACCTTCAAATCCTTTATTCTGTGCGGTACATAAAGGATATTGGGGTAATCGATTACATACTCATTCAATTTATCAGTTGGTGCAGAAGTACGCCCAAAAAGCGGGGATAGATAAGGTTATGTCTCCCCATAGAATCAGGCATTCATCTATCACCGAAGCTCTTAACTTGACTAACGGGGATGTCAGGAAAGTTCAGAAGCTATCAAGACATAGTAACCTCAATACTCTGATAATTTATGACGATAACAGGCAAAACTTACAGCGCGAGGTAACAGGGATGCTGGATGATTTGTTTTGACACTCATGCGCTCTTTTCAAAGATTTTAAATAGTTGTTTACAAATTAATCCAGTAGAGCGTTGCAATAGCTGGACTTTAGATTTTGAGAATTGAGCTATGCGTTTCCAGTCAATATTAGAAACCGACACCTGAGTTTTGGTATCACCACTGCACCAACCTTGATACTGAATACCTTTCCTTTCAGCCAGAACATAATCACCTTTGCGGAATCCATGGCGAGTAACCGAGCCACCATACTTGCGTCGCAGCGCATTCGCGCAGATCGTCGTCTTCGACGACTGGCAAGGCTTTGCCTTGCGCCCGCCCTTGGCGAATACCATCAGATGCAACTGTCTTCTCGATATGGGAGGACGACGAATTACAAAGAATGGAGCGCTAGTTATATTAACTTTGCCTTGCCAGCAATGACCACGACAGTTTGAATTTTCAAACTGTTTGTAATCTTCAAACTGACTGGCAGCTAACACCACACCATCAACTGCATGAGTCGCTGGAATAGCATCGCTTTTGTTATGTTTTTGTTTTTCCAAGCCAAAATGTTTTCTAAGATTCGCTGTTTCCCAACCAAGTTTTTTAACTACTGGAGCAAGTTTACTTAGCTGTTTGATAGCCCATTTTTGACCCACCATTACAGCAGAGAATCCAAAACCCGAACGTGCGCCTTTACGACCCGAAGTTAGATCGACATCAGCTTTAACATATTCGTAAACGATTGAGGTAATGGGAAATATCTTACACAGTTCAGATATGACTCTGATTTCTAGTTGCCTGTTAGCTCTGATAGATGGCGGTACTTTTTTGCTACGACGATTAGAAAAACGTTTTTGCCTATGCGCCCTTAACTGAAAAGGTAATTTGCGATTGATTCGCCTACCTCTTCTGTTGCGTCGCATCATGCTTCTTTGCTTCATGCGCTTTTTGACGGTTTCAAAAGGCAAAAACAAATGAGCGGTAAACAAAGTAGCTAATTTACTTTGTACTCCAATCCCTGAATACTTTTTTCCTGGGTCAACTCCTACACCAATTGGCTGTGTTTTTTTGCTTGATGGCTCAAAAGTTAGCTGGATATAATATTGACCTAGTTTGTTGTGCTTACCGATAGCTTTACCATCTCGTA is from Coleofasciculaceae cyanobacterium and encodes:
- a CDS encoding cellulose binding domain-containing protein, with amino-acid sequence MAITKISNSTLSANSYISEDWKGGYKLEVDLTSSAVAKDWKLNFNLADYSIRGAYGVDLVNNGKGNYTIDGQGKGQTLDPGETVKATFVIDDKGKNAVVPKFTTNLMGSVISDPISAPAPKLSKGAITVGFENHKGGTVYSNAAQSKDWKVDWSIQMDKFASIESGEAHSGNNSLKMDYPANEQSNAGAKWMIPDAKEYYLSYWLKFDKGFDFDGSKFSGGKLPGLGEGDLASGGTKPNGNNGFTSRYMWREGGKATVYLYHMDQPGTYGEDILLKGKDGQDKYFQPGKWHNLVQRVEVNDAGKANGEMDVWMDNEKVLDIDGLRLNNGQGIDTTYFSTFHGGNGREWWPSQEVSAHFDDFVISTNAADVGL
- a CDS encoding RRXRR domain-containing protein encodes the protein MHRVPVVDKDNKPLMPTKPSKARKLVRDGKAIGKHNKLGQYYIQLTFEPSSKKTQPIGVGVDPGKKYSGIGVQSKLATLFTAHLFLPFETVKKRMKQRSMMRRNRRGRRINRKLPFQLRAHRQKRFSNRRSKKVPPSIRANRQLEIRVISELCKIFPITSIVYEYVKADVDLTSGRKGARSGFGFSAVMVGQKWAIKQLSKLAPVVKKLGWETANLRKHFGLEKQKHNKSDAIPATHAVDGVVLAASQFEDYKQFENSNCRGHCWQGKVNITSAPFFVIRRPPISRRQLHLMVFAKGGRKAKPCQSSKTTICANALRRKYGGSVTRHGFRKGDYVLAERKGIQYQGWCSGDTKTQVSVSNIDWKRIAQFSKSKVQLLQRSTGLICKQLFKIFEKSA
- a CDS encoding tyrosine-type recombinase/integrase yields the protein MTQYRDTKGIPKEQFKLMLDAVDTDTIKGLRDRAILLLLWGNALRRSEIANCDVRDFFPTAGELTIIGKGKIGQPETISLGAGAIAAIDNWLRSRKDYTPSNPLFCAVHKGYWGNRLHTHSIYQLVQKYAQKAGIDKVMSPHRIRHSSITEALNLTNGDVRKVQKLSRHSNLNTLIIYDDNRQNLQREVTGMLDDLF
- a CDS encoding plasmid partition protein ParG — encoded protein: MVLKAKKTRRDRPDKEEAINEAIKPDTKRLNAEIPRELHSKLKTFAARQETKITEVVIEAITEYLSKNSNE
- the parA gene encoding ParA family partition ATPase, encoding MTIIISILNQKGGSGKTTISTNLAHALAKDGHSILLVDSDPQGSLRDWNEANGGELLPVVGLDRETLPKDLKAVSDGYDFVIIDGAPQIAKMSAAAVKAANLVLIPVQPSPYDIWACADLVDIIAARQEVTDGSPLAYFIISRAIKNTKLGNEIKGALLDYELPIMKTFTTQKVAYPTTAAEGKTVFNQPGCSAAKEITAIKTEVLEILNYGA